Genomic DNA from Candidatus Alcyoniella australis:
GCCGGCGGGAATCCTCGCGGCCAACCGACCGTTCTCCCAGCGCGAGTCGACCTGGATCGTGGAGCGCTTTGCGGAAAACCTGCAACGGATCGCAACTCTGGCCGGGCAGCAGGGCGTGCCGCTGATCCTCTCAACCGTGGTCTGGAACGGCGAATGGCAGAACGAGCGCCCGGATCGTTGCGTGTTCTGCGAGCCGATCGAGCCGCGTGCGATCCCCGACGAAATGCCCGCCGCGCAAGTGCGCCAAGCCCTGGCCGCGGACTGGGCGTTCAGTATGCTCCGTCGCGGTCGCCGCGCTTGGGCCGCACAGCTGCTGCGCGATCTGCAAAGCGCCGACGCGCGCTACCTGCGACTCAAATGCGCGCTGGACGGCCCGGATCGCGACCAAGCGCTGGAACGGCTGCACGAGCTGGCCGACGAGCTGCGCCAAGCGGGATTTTGGCGCTCCGACCAGCGCCTGGGCGTGCTCTACGTCGACCTGCTGGCCGCGCTGGAACAGCACGATCCGCATCCGCTGACCAGGCTCAGTCTGCAGGAGGCCTACCGCATCGTGCGCCGATCGCTGTTGCCCGGCCTGGGCGATCCCACGGGGCGCGAGCCCTACCGCCTGTCGTACATCGCGCAGCTCGTGGGCGACGAGCAGACCTCGGAGCAGGTCGAGCAGGCGCTGCTGGCCATGCCGCTGCCCACGGCCAATCCTGCGATCAACGAAGCGATCCGCAACGCAACGAGCGAGAGCAACGCGATTTTGATCGACACCGAGCAGCGGCTGCGAGCGCTGAGCCCCAACAGCGTGGTGGGCTACGATCTGCTGCTGGACTACTGCCATCTGAACATCCGCGGGGCGCTGGAACTCGCGCTGATGATCGAGGAGGAGATCGCCGGGCGCGAACTGCCCGGCGACCCCGATCCGCAGGTGCGGCCGCGACTGCTGGCACGCGGCATTGAGGGCCGCTTCTGGAATTTGGGCCATGACCAGTGCGACATCCGCTGGTTCGTAGGCGTGGGGAGTCGGCCGGTGCTGCTCTACAACCCCAACCCCTCGCTGTCCTGGCGTGCGGCTCAGGCCGTTAGTCCGACGGACAACGCGCAGCAGGCCGCCCTGGGCGAGCTCTATGCCGCCTACGCCGAGTTCAACGACAACGGCTACGACCCGCAACGGATTCGCGGCGAGCTGATCCCGCAGCTCGAGCGCATCGGGCTGGCCCACCCGCAGCTTCAGGGCCTGCGCACCTCACAGGCCTGGCTGTCGCTGGTCACCGGCGATACCAGCGGCGCACTGTCGCTGCTCGATCGGCTCGACCCGCAGACCGAGCCCGACGCCGAACGCATGCGGCGCTGGATCGAGCACGCCCCGGTTACGAGCGCTGAGTAGCCCGAACTTGGCAAGCAGCTTGGCACTGCGCGGCAAAGGCACGCGAGCGCTGCGAAAGCGAATTGTGCGACGTAGTGGAACCCCATCAATAATCCGGGTTAGTATCGGCCGATCCAGATGCAACGAATCCTCGTACTAAGCGACCTCGAGTCGACACGTGAGCGGCTGATTAAGGCGTTGATCCGCGCCGGCCACTCGGCGCGAGGGGAGCGCGTATCCGGCATCCAGTGGGTCGAGAGCGCGGCGGGCGCGCCTCCCAGCGCGCTGGTCGTGGACGCGGCCTACGGCAACGAGCAGATCGAGATGCGTTTGCGCCGCGTGCGCCACGAGCTGTCGTACCTGGGTTTCAACCGCACCTGGGTGCTGGCCCTGCTGCGGCCCGAGGACCTGACGGGCCGCGGTCGACTACCCGGGGCCGACGACTTCGCCCTGGCCGGATGCCCGGACGAGGAGATCGCGTTGCGCGTGGCCCTGGCCGAGGGACGAATGGGCGGCGGCGCGGCACAGAGCAACATGCGCTTCAGCGAGCTGGTGATCGACCTGGAGAGCTACAGCGTAAATGTCTCGGGCCGCGAGGTCGCGCTTACCCTGCGCGAGTTCGAGCTGCTCAAGACCCTGGCCTCGTCTCCGGGCAAGGTATTCAACCGCGAGACGCTGCTGGTCCAGGTCTGGGGTTACGACTACTTCGGCGGCCAGCGCACCGTGGACGTGCACGTGCGCCGCCTGCGCGACAAGCTCGGGCCTGCGGCGGCCAAGCTGATCCAGACCGTGCGCGGCGTGGGCTACAAGTTCTCGCCCCCGCCCACGCGCTATCACGAGGGGCTCTAATGGACGACGGTTTGAAGGTCTTTCTGGCCGGGGTAATGCAGGGCAGCCGCTCCGAGTTGGTGATCGAGGACCAGGGCTACCGTAGCGAGCTGGCGCAAATCGTAGCCCGGCAGATGCCCGATGCACAGATCTTCGACCCCTTTGCCGACCACCAGGGATCAGTGCACTACGACGACGAGCGGGCTTGGAACGTGTTCCACGAGCACCTGCAACGCGCCCGCGGCTCGTCGCTGGTAATCGCCTATCTGCCCACAGCCTCAATGGGCACGGCGATCGAGATCTTCGAGGCCAAGCGCGCCGGAGTGCCGGTGCTGACGGTCACGCCGCTTGATAAAAACTGGGTGGTGCGGCTGTTCTCGGACCAGGTGTTCGGCGACCTGGATCAGCTCGAACGCTATTTGGCGGACAACGGCGCTCCCTGGTCCAATCCCGAGGCCTGATCCAGTTGGACGATCAGCTGCGGGTAGACGATCCGCGCCAACTCGGCGTTGGCCTGCGCGGTGTAGTGCGGGTCGTTGGGTAGGGTCTGCGGACGGAATTTATCCAAATCGAGCACCGTCACCGCGCTCCTCTGGCATAGGGACACAGCCCACCCTTCGAGATCAGTGGGCCAACTGTGCGGCCAGATCACCAGCGGCACCTGCGCCTCGCGGCAGGCCTGAATAAACCGGCCCAGGCGGCTCTTGAATGTGTCGAGATCATCTCGCGCCTTGGACAACACGGTGACCAATTTGATCAGCCCCGAGTAGCGCACGAGGTTGAGGGTCTGTTTGAAATATCCCGCCTCGATCAGCGAGATGCGCTGAGCGTCGTTGCCGCAGACCTGCAACACGATCAGGTCGGGCTTCAGCGGCAGGATGCGTTTTTCCAGATAGGGCGGATAATCGAACATGTTGTAGCCGGCCACGCCCGCGTTCCAAACCTCAACCTCGGGATGTCCGGCCAGGGCGAATTCGTGCTCCAAGCGGGCGGGGAACGCCTCCTCGCGCTCGACGCCAAGCCCCATGGTATGCGAATCGCCCACGCAGACGATGCGAAACGCTCCGGGCTGCTTGGCCATGCTTCGCTCGCGATCGCGCATCCCCAGGGAGTTGATCTGAATCACCGAGTATGCGGACGCCTCGCCGCTCATACCGCTGTATTCGATCCGTGCGCCGGGCCGCAGCTCCCATCCGGGCTGCGATCCGTCAGGGGGCACGCGGTACAGCTCGCCGAGCCAGGCCACGCGGATATCGCGGAAGGCGATGTTCAGCGCGACGTCCGCCACCACCAACACCAGCAGCAGCGTCAAGATGCTGAAGCTGAATCGTTTGAGGCTCAGACGCCTCAGGGCGATCCACGCGCGATTTATCCGGTTGCTGCGCATCAGCACAGATATTGCACCAAACCTGCGGGCAATTACAGTGCGCCGTCTTGGGACCCGGAGGGAGCTTGCATCAGTTGCTCATAGACGATCCGCGCCAGCTCGGCGTAGGACTGGGGCGCGTAATGCGGATCGTCGGGCAGAGTCTGCGGCGCAAAGCCCTCTAGATCGACGATTCGCGCCCCGTGTCGCTCGGACAGTTCGCGGGTGATCCCCTCGGTCTGCTCGGGAAAACTCTGGACCCAAACCAGGGTTTGCGGCGCGAGTGTGCGGCAGGCGGCCAGAGTCTCGTCCAGTGCCTGGCCGTAGCCCTCGAGGTCCTGTTGTTCGCTTTGAAAAAACAGCAGCCCCTTGGCCAGGCCCGAGAACCGCGCCAAACGCATCACGGCCCACCACAGCCGCGACCGGGCAGATGCCGCGGGCGTGGCGTCGTTGCCGCAGATCTGCAGCACGATCAGGTCCGGCTCGAGCCGCGTCACGGCGGTGCGCAGATAGCGCGGGTAATCGAACATCGAGTAGGCCGCGACCCCGGCGTTGAACACCCGCGCATCATCGCGGCCCACCTCGCGGCAACGCTTTTCAAGTTGCGCGGGGAAAGCCTGCTCGAGCTCCACGCCCAGGCCCATGGTGTACGAGTCGCCCACACAGGCAATGCGCAGACCCTGGTCCGGCCCGTCCCAGGGCCGCTCGAAATCGCGGAATCCCGTTGAGTTGATACGAATCGACGTGGGTTCGAGCCTGCCGAGCATCCCGCTGTACTCGAGCTGCGCGCCGGGCCGCAGCTCGATGTACGGCGGCTGTTGCGAGCCGGTGCGCTGGTACAGCTCGTCGAGCCAAGCCACGTTGAGCTCGCGCAGCACCAGTTGCAGCGCCAGATCGACGATCAGCAACAGCGCCAGCACGGTCAGCAGGTAGAACAGCGGCCTGCGGCGTGCGCGCCGACAAGCGCCGCGCGCGGCCCTTGGTGATCCGAGCTTGCTCATTGTCCGTATTTACCATCCCGCTTCTACTACGGCCGGCCGCACGCCGCAACACGAGATCAGTAAGGGGGGATAGATGGCACGCGAGCGGACCAAGGTCTTATAGCGACGATCCTACCCGCGACGGAAGATTGTTGGGGGAAGTAAAGATCGATACATCGGTCTTTTCCCCACCCCATAGATAAAGGACGCCGGGAACCGTGCCTACTGGGGCTTTTAGGCGCGGACTCCCGGCGACCAACCCTAACCGTTGAGAATCACAGAGTAAAGCGGCCAAGCTTAACGAATTCCGTAACCCTCGCCATTGAGTACAGCAAGCGCTGTACCAACTGCGGCAGCTCTTTCGCGCTTGATGAAAAACCCGTTGAAAGTCCAGGACTAGCCCGTGCATAAAATTTATCGCACGCCCCCAAAAGGCCCGGTGTGCGCCGGTCTTGCTTTCAGAAATCTGAGTTTTTAGGTGAAAAACTGTAAGCGAGGCTCAGCGGCTGCAGGCGTCGATGCAGACCTGTGCGCGGCAGTCGTACTGGTCGAAACAATCCTCGATGCAGTCCCAGAACCGGTTGTACGAGTCGCAACGCTCGCGGCACTCGCGCTCGGTATAGTAGCGCACGTCCATACCGCAATCGTAGACATCGTCGCACAGATCCGCGCACCAACCGTCGGAATCCCAGTCCCAGGAATCGTCGTCGCTGTAACTCCTATCCAGGTCCAGATCGCAACTCGAGATCAGCACGGCGGCGGCCAGGATCAGCGTTATCAGCGTTACTATGGCGATGGTTATTCGCATGGCACGGTCCTCGCACCCATGCTACCTTAAGATGACAAGTGTGCACAATCGATTTAACCGGGGTCAGACGGAACCGCAACGCGATACTGTCCTACCAGCGACAAGACCGACCTAGGGCATTTTTATCTGGGAGAGAGCTATGAACAGCGTAAGGATCATCAGAGCGAGCCTGATCGGTTCCCTGCTCGCCGGACTGCTGCTGTTGGCGGCGTTGGCCTGCGACGTCGATTGGAACAGCGACAAAGATGATACCGACGAAATCCGTTGCGAGTTCTATGACGATTACGCAACCGTGCAGATGACCGACATCGCCACGGCCACCAAGCTTAGCAGCGAGGGCGAGGGCCAATATTTGGCAACGCTGAATTGGAATATCGATCCCGACCTGTTCTCCCAACTGGTCGATCAACAGCTTTCCGACGTCACCTTGACCCTGCGCGGCAGCATCACCAACTCCGGCGATGCCCAGGCCATCTACTCGATCTCGCTGGCCGACAGCCGCTACGGCGACGCCACGTTGATCGGCTCGATCACCGTCAACGCGGGCCAGACCTACTCGTTCGCGAGCCCCGATGATTTCAACGAGCCGGCCGCCGATGTGCGCTCGGCCCTCGAGGAGTTCATCGTGGTCGAGCCGCACAACGATTGGGACTACGCCACAATCGGACTTTCAACTGCCCAGGGCGCGATCCAGAGCGAGAGCTTCTCGTTGGCAATCAGCGCCGGCCCGATGTTCTGGCTCAGCAGCGGCGGCTGCGGCTGGTACAACGACCTGGACCTGCCCGAGGGCACCTGGATTGAGGACGCCTGGCTCAACGGCACAATCGACAATCTGTCGCAGACCGACTCGGTGGCAATTAAGATATTTACCGTCTACCAGGAATACGATTACAACATGCCGCAGCTGCTCGACAACTTCACTATCGCGCCCGGTCAAACCGTGGACCTCGAGGATCGCAGCGCACACTACGGCTCGTCCGAGACCTACGACATCATGGATCTGTTCCTCTACGACTACGGGGTAATCCTGGCGATGGTGGCGATCAACGAGGCGGAAACCGTGGTCCACGACATCTCGGCCAACGTCGAGGTGATCTACCCCGACTACGAATACTGAGGCGGCTTCGAGCCGCCACAAAGCTCGCGTAGTACGATGGTCGTAATGCCACGGGCCGCCCCGCGTTGCGGAGATCATCGTTGAACATCGATTACTCGATCTTTACCCTCCCACCCCAAGCTGCCGCGAGTTTTACCGCAGCTTCCAGCTGCTGATCTTTCAAAATCGGGCCGCGCAATTTATTATCGCCTAACGCAATCCACCGGCGATCGGGAGGTTCTTGATGATTCGATGGCGCGGCTTTTCTCTGTTGACCTTGGCGGCCCTGCTGCTGTTGACAGTCCCGGCGCTCGCAGCCGACTACGAGATCTGGCCCGGCGATGCGTGGCCTGTGGACAAGCCGCTGCCCGAGCAAAACTACATCTACCACTTCATGGACAACGAGGGCTTCAGCCAGTCGTGGTTCATCCTGGTCGACCTGGACGACGGCGGGCTGATAACCGCCAGCGTACTGACCTCGAACATCGGGTTCGGCGACAACA
This window encodes:
- a CDS encoding SGNH/GDSL hydrolase family protein, with amino-acid sequence MSKLGSPRAARGACRRARRRPLFYLLTVLALLLIVDLALQLVLRELNVAWLDELYQRTGSQQPPYIELRPGAQLEYSGMLGRLEPTSIRINSTGFRDFERPWDGPDQGLRIACVGDSYTMGLGVELEQAFPAQLEKRCREVGRDDARVFNAGVAAYSMFDYPRYLRTAVTRLEPDLIVLQICGNDATPAASARSRLWWAVMRLARFSGLAKGLLFFQSEQQDLEGYGQALDETLAACRTLAPQTLVWVQSFPEQTEGITRELSERHGARIVDLEGFAPQTLPDDPHYAPQSYAELARIVYEQLMQAPSGSQDGAL
- a CDS encoding SGNH/GDSL hydrolase family protein gives rise to the protein MRSNRINRAWIALRRLSLKRFSFSILTLLLVLVVADVALNIAFRDIRVAWLGELYRVPPDGSQPGWELRPGARIEYSGMSGEASAYSVIQINSLGMRDRERSMAKQPGAFRIVCVGDSHTMGLGVEREEAFPARLEHEFALAGHPEVEVWNAGVAGYNMFDYPPYLEKRILPLKPDLIVLQVCGNDAQRISLIEAGYFKQTLNLVRYSGLIKLVTVLSKARDDLDTFKSRLGRFIQACREAQVPLVIWPHSWPTDLEGWAVSLCQRSAVTVLDLDKFRPQTLPNDPHYTAQANAELARIVYPQLIVQLDQASGLDQGAPLSAK
- a CDS encoding response regulator transcription factor, which codes for MQRILVLSDLESTRERLIKALIRAGHSARGERVSGIQWVESAAGAPPSALVVDAAYGNEQIEMRLRRVRHELSYLGFNRTWVLALLRPEDLTGRGRLPGADDFALAGCPDEEIALRVALAEGRMGGGAAQSNMRFSELVIDLESYSVNVSGREVALTLREFELLKTLASSPGKVFNRETLLVQVWGYDYFGGQRTVDVHVRRLRDKLGPAAAKLIQTVRGVGYKFSPPPTRYHEGL
- a CDS encoding GDSL-type esterase/lipase family protein, producing the protein MRRVAFLAAAIIIGSALLIGALELLCRVTSLGDPPRVWPSRLAYQRVGPAFSQIPDEQGRIWCVGGGVSPIRPTLFPERKGPATFRVFVFGGSAAWGFGYYGGGSFPALLQRLLAQRYPQRDIEVINLAQVGYSSTQILARAREVLERYDPDLLVVYSGHNEGLELRAILARTQRTLDQIELRARWRKRSALYRALGKLSNLLLYRPNAPLERPAGILAANRPFSQRESTWIVERFAENLQRIATLAGQQGVPLILSTVVWNGEWQNERPDRCVFCEPIEPRAIPDEMPAAQVRQALAADWAFSMLRRGRRAWAAQLLRDLQSADARYLRLKCALDGPDRDQALERLHELADELRQAGFWRSDQRLGVLYVDLLAALEQHDPHPLTRLSLQEAYRIVRRSLLPGLGDPTGREPYRLSYIAQLVGDEQTSEQVEQALLAMPLPTANPAINEAIRNATSESNAILIDTEQRLRALSPNSVVGYDLLLDYCHLNIRGALELALMIEEEIAGRELPGDPDPQVRPRLLARGIEGRFWNLGHDQCDIRWFVGVGSRPVLLYNPNPSLSWRAAQAVSPTDNAQQAALGELYAAYAEFNDNGYDPQRIRGELIPQLERIGLAHPQLQGLRTSQAWLSLVTGDTSGALSLLDRLDPQTEPDAERMRRWIEHAPVTSAE